The region TTAACTCAAGTCGGGATTTCGCTGATTTTCGAGCGAATATCTATGTGATGAATGTTGATGGGACGAACCCTGTTAGACTCACCAAAGGTCGGGCATCAAGTAGCGGTCCCACTTGGTCTCCGGATGGGAAACGCATCGCTTTTACCTCGAGCCCAAATAGCGTTTATGACATCTATGTGATGGATGCCAATGGCTCCAACCTCACCAATCTCACACGAGGTCCGACGGGCGACTTTGGTGCTTCATGGTCTCCAAATGGGAAACAAATTGCCTACGGCTCAAACCGAGGAAACGAGGAAATCTATGTGATGGATGCCAATGGTACCAATCAGATTAATATCTCACGCCATCCGAAAGCAGATCGTCACCCAGATTGGTCTCCGGATGGAACACGAATCGCCTTTACCTCAGACCGTGATGGTGATCGTGAAATTTATGTAATAGAAGTTGAGAGTGGCAAACTAACTCAACTGACGAACAACCTGGAGCCTTGGGACAGGAAGGCTGCCTGGTCTCCGGATGGCAAGCGAATTGCCTTCACTTCAGGCAGAGATGGTGATTTTGAGATCTATGTGATGGATGCCGACGGTTCCAATGTTGTGCAGCTGACGCATAACGTCCGGGCTATGGATGATCATGCTGATTGGTCTCCGGATGGAACCCAAATCGCTTTCACTTCAGACCGAGAAGGCGAGTTTGAGATCTATGTGATGGACGCCGATGGCTCGAATCCCGTCAATCTCACTCAAAATCAGATAGGTAGAGATAGGGCTCCCACTTGGCAGCCGATACCCGCATCGTTCGCAGTTTCACCACAAGAGAAATTGGTGTCCCGGTGGGCAATTCTCAAAAGCAAGTATTAGTGGTAAATGGCGTAGGATTTAGATGATACCGAAGTGGTCGGATCCCGGCATTAGGTGTTCTCTGGCGATATCTGCGTTTATCTCGACTCCCAATCCTGGCTTTTCCGGCACGACGAAGACGTTATCTTCCATGAGCGGTGCATCGGAAATTGCGAGGTCCCATCGCCATTCAACCTGATCGGCGTGATACGGGAGTTCCATAACGATGAAGTTCCGAACAGCGGCACAGACGTGTGCCGTTGCGGTCATCCCAATGGGTGATGTGATATTGTGTGCCGCAAAAGGTATGTAGTAGAGGTCAGCAAGGTCAGCAATCTTTTTCGCCTCAAGTATGCCACCTGTGCCAGATACATCAACGTGAAGCATATCGCAGGCTTGCGTTTGGATGAGTTCTCGAAAACCGTCGCGTCGGAACAGGAATTCGCCCGTACAGATTGGAATAGAAGTCGCCGCAGTGACTTTCGCCATTGCTTCAACGTTATCATTCGGCACAGGGTCTTCCAAGAACATCAGATCAAACGGCTCTAAACGTTCAGCAAGTTTCATCGCCGAATGCGTGCTGAATAGACTATGACAGTCAATGCTAATGTCGATGCCATCGCCTGCGGCCTCGCGTGCAGCGGCGACCAACGCTGTCATTTTCTGTAATTCTGCTGTGCTTAATTCCCGATTGACCGCGTCCTGTTTGAGTTCGTTTGCGGAGTTATCGATGTCAAACTTGATGGCTTGGTAACCGTCCGCAACGCCTTCTCTGGCGCGTTGTGCCCAGCCTTCGGGTGTATTCCCTTTTCCGTGTCCGACATCGGCGTAGAGTCGGATGCAGTCGCGATATTTCCCACCCAAGAGTCGATAGACCGGCACGCCGAGGCTCTTTCCGAGCAGATCCCAGAGCGCGGTTTCTATCCCGCCGATCGCCGATAGACCCATAGCGTATCGGTTACTCGCTGCACCAATCATGCGGTTGTAGAGCGGTTCTATGTTTCTCGGATCTGCGCCAACGAGTATCCGCTTGAATTGCAAGATAATTTCAGCGATTCCCGCCCCGGGGTGCGCTTCGCCTAATCCTGTCAAACCTGCGTCTGTTTCAATCTGGACGTAGTTCCACTGTTTATAGCCCCTTAGCGTCATCGCTTTTACATCGGTGATTTTCAT is a window of Candidatus Poribacteria bacterium DNA encoding:
- a CDS encoding DPP IV N-terminal domain-containing protein yields the protein MKLTFPKRIAWRVFILLMSLLVVFVSQLTAAPMKIAFNSSRDFADFRANIYVMNVDGTNPVRLTKGRASSSGPTWSPDGKRIAFTSSPNSVYDIYVMDANGSNLTNLTRGPTGDFGASWSPNGKQIAYGSNRGNEEIYVMDANGTNQINISRHPKADRHPDWSPDGTRIAFTSDRDGDREIYVIEVESGKLTQLTNNLEPWDRKAAWSPDGKRIAFTSGRDGDFEIYVMDADGSNVVQLTHNVRAMDDHADWSPDGTQIAFTSDREGEFEIYVMDADGSNPVNLTQNQIGRDRAPTWQPIPASFAVSPQEKLVSRWAILKSKY
- a CDS encoding mandelate racemase/muconate lactonizing enzyme family protein; the protein is MKITDVKAMTLRGYKQWNYVQIETDAGLTGLGEAHPGAGIAEIILQFKRILVGADPRNIEPLYNRMIGAASNRYAMGLSAIGGIETALWDLLGKSLGVPVYRLLGGKYRDCIRLYADVGHGKGNTPEGWAQRAREGVADGYQAIKFDIDNSANELKQDAVNRELSTAELQKMTALVAAAREAAGDGIDISIDCHSLFSTHSAMKLAERLEPFDLMFLEDPVPNDNVEAMAKVTAATSIPICTGEFLFRRDGFRELIQTQACDMLHVDVSGTGGILEAKKIADLADLYYIPFAAHNITSPIGMTATAHVCAAVRNFIVMELPYHADQVEWRWDLAISDAPLMEDNVFVVPEKPGLGVEINADIAREHLMPGSDHFGII